In the Actinomycetota bacterium genome, GGGGGGTTACGGTTTCGCGCGTTCCGAAAAGTTCGGAATGACAGGAAATGGGCGAAGGGGGAAGTCATGCGGGCACGACGTGTTGTGCTTGGGTTGGTCGTACTTGCAGCGGGGCTGTCGACCGCGGCGGCGTCAGCGAACGAGGTGCGGACGTGCGTGCGGGTTAACGGCACGGACACCTGCACCGGCACTGGATCGGGGACACTGGTTGATCAAACCGTCTGCGTGTGGGTGCCACCGCATGCGATGGTGGCGGTGTGCACGTACGGCAAAGCAGGATCGGTCGGGTTCACCGGCGTCACGGGCACGGGTGACGGGAAGGCGGGGAACGTCGTGACCTTCGCCAATGGGTCTCCCGTGGCCGGTGCGCACTACAACACCGGAGGCGTAAGCGCAGGCGTCAGTGTTGGGGGCGCGTGCACGGTGGGGTCTTGCAACTAGTTTGATTACCGGAAGAGGAGAGCAGTGACGGGGGGGGATTCAATCCCCCCCCGTCACTGCCGGGCCCTTGGAGGGCCGCTGCCACACCGCGGTGTCGCGCAAGCGCCTGCCGTCAATGTGGAGGAGCGGCCAGTCGGCGGGGACTCCCCAATCATCGAGTCGTGAGAGCTGGCGCGCGTTGTCGATCACGAGGTGACCCCCGGGTTTGATCTTGGACAGCACGCGGGCGACGCAGTTCTGCCGCATTGCCCCGTCGACCAACACGAGGTCGAGAGCCCCGTCGACGAACTCCGCACTGACCATCGCGTAGGGGCTTTCGGACCAGTAGAAGTCATCGTCCATGGCTGCGGTGTCGGGTAGCGGAAGGAACCGCAAGTCGACGTTGGTGAGGCCACGATCGGCCAGCGTTTCTCGGACCTGTCGGTACCAGCCGGCGTCGTGCTCGATGCTCGTGAGTCGGCCGACGCGGCGAGCCAGCCAGGTGGTACTGCGACCGGCCCCCCATTCGAGGACGTTTGATTCGGTGGTCAGAACCGAGTCGATCAGCTTGATCGCGCCGGGATCCAGCCAAGGGTGATCGGGATGCCTGGTCTCGTACGCCTTTCGCCAGATCGCGTGCGCCCAGATCGACGGGTGCTTCAAGAAGTGGACGAGGTGATGTCGGTTCATGGGATTACTTTACGCGCCGATTACGCCGATGGGGCGCGCGCCGGCGCGGTGGCGCCGCGCGAGATCTTGGTAAGCGCTTGGGTTGCCGCTGATCCACAACCCTGCGGCAGCGTCGTTGAGATCCCCGATTGCGAAGTGGACGGCTGGGCGCGCAAAGTCGCGCGTGCGCGAAGACGCCGTCCGGACGGTGAGTTGCGCGCCAAAACCGCTCTTGTCGTTCGTCGGCGACGCGTTCGGCTAGAGGGTTGTGCTCATGATCTGTGCGCCGCTCAGGGCATCTATGAATACGGCCACGGAGACGGAGACGGGTTTCGGGGGCCGCCCATGCTCTCCCCTCCACGGGCCGCGAAGGTACATGCTTGCGTCGTCCAGCAGCACCACGTAGGCGGGCACATCCGATATCGAGAGGGGCGAGTTCTCGGTCTCGCCGACATGTTGCTTCGTATCCGTGAATCCGCCGAGGTATATCCCGGCAAAGGTCGCGCGCTGGAACTGGTGTTCAGCGAGGCGACGCGCCTGGTCTGCGGTTACACCCGCCGAGGCCACCTGCGCAGCCCGCGCGTCATCAAGGGGCGTGAGGATCGCTCCTACGCCGACAAGTCGATCGCGGAACGCCTCCGGTGGGTTCACCGCGGCAATGGCGGTTGGTCGGGATAGGACCCCGACCCACGCGCCGGCCAGGGAGACCCCTATCCCCACTGCCGCAAGAGCCGTTTTCGCCTTCATGCGATCTCCCCTCTCGGGCCGCATTCAGCCTAGTCCGTTCCGCCTGAAAGTGGAGGCCTCTGCGCCCACGCTTTGAAGCGGGCCGCGATGGGGGCCGTGGGACTCCTAGGCTGGGCGCGCGCCCGCCCGGTGGCGCTGCGCGAGATCTTGGTAAGCGCTTGGGTTGCCCTTGACCCACAACTCTGCCGGTGTTCCCGGGATGGGTCCGCGTACCTTGGCTGGTACGCCGACCACCAGAGTGTCCTCGGGGACCTGCATTCCCGGGGGAACCAACGCACCGGCGCCGACCATCGCGCGCGCGCCGATCACCGCTCCGTCCAGCACGGTTGATCCGTTGGCGACCATTGCTTCGGCGCCGAGGGACGCTCCGTGGATTACGCACAGATGGCCCACGGTCGCACCGGGTCCGATTTCCAGCGTGGCCCCCGGTGGGCCGTGCAGCACCGAACCGTCCTGGACGTTGGCTCCCGCTCGAATCCGAATCGGTCCGTAGTCGCCGCGCACAACCGCGCCGTACCAAACCGAGGCGTTCTCCTCGACGACGACGTCGCCGACGATCGTCGCCGTCTCGGCGATGAACGCGGTCTCATGGATCTGGGGCGACTTACCCTCGAACTCGAATAGCGGCATTCGCAGACCTCCCGGGGTGCGGATGTTCCGGCTCACCGCAAAACGGCCCTCGACGCCGGAACCAAGTCGGGCGATCATACGTCAAAGAGGACACGTTCCAACCGGGAGCGCGTCGAGGAGGAGGAGAGCATGCGCCCAGTGCGTATGGCTGCGCTGGTCGCGGTCCTTGCGGCCGCAACGATTCCGGCAAGGGCGCAAGTGCCTTCTGCAGGAGCAGGCATCGGGATGGATTCGTCTGCCGATGCTTACTGGGAGACGACGCAGGATGTCTCCGACACTCAGGTGCGGATCTCGGTGCGGTATTTGGCCGCCTCCGCGGGACGCAATGGCTGGTCTGAGGTATTCACCGGATCGATGTTGTGCGACAAGACGGATGATGGCGGTGGCGGCGGTGATCCGGGAATGGGTCCACGCGATCCCGAAAGCCCGCCGCTTCCCGGGGATGTCGAGCCGGTCCCCTGCGTGGTGGAGAATTGGGCTCAAGGCTGGGCCGATCCGGGTTCGTTCACTTTCAAGATGAACCCGCTGCTGCTTCGTTCCGCGCACCTCGAAGGCACGTACTGGATGCAGTCCTACGATGACGAAGGCAACCCGATAGACGATGGCCGCGAGACGATCGTCGTGGCCGACTGGACCCCCGATGGGCGGATCCAGCGTGGTGGCGGCACCCAGTCGTTCCACAGCGGTTGCACGGTGTTTGCGTCCGACTACGAGGGCGCCTACAGGCAGGCAGTCGCCGCTGCGACCTTTGATGAGGTCGATTTCGGTCCGTCGACTTTCGCCGGCATGGGGTCTGGATTGGGAGTGGACGTTCAATTTGAGTGCTGAACCACCCCAAGAAACGACGAGGCCGCGGTTTCCCGCGGCCTCGTCGTCGTCCGCCGGTCCTAGCCCTTGCGGGAGCGGACCTCCTCGACGAGCTTCGGCGTGATCTTCAGTGCGTCGCCGACCACTCCGAGGTCGGCGAGCGAGAAGATCGGTGCTTCGGCGTCCTTGTTGATGGCAATGATGCGATCGGAGGACTTCATGCCGACGATGTGCTGCGTGGCACCAGAGATGCCGATGGCGATGTAGACCTTCGGCTTCACCGTCTTGCCGGTCTGACCGATCTGAAGCGCGAACGGGACCCAGTCGGCGTCGACGATGGCGCGCGTGGCGCCGATCGCGGCGTTCGGGATCTCGGCCGCCAGATCCTCCAGCAACTTGACGTTGGCCTTGTCTCCGAGCCCGCGTCCGCCGGCCACGATGACCGTTGCGTCTTCGAGCTTGGGACCGGTCGCGGCGACCTCGTGGCGCTCGACGCGCTTCGCGCGCTTCGCTTCTTCGGGGACGGCTACGTCAACGGCCACCACGTTCGCGCTTCCGCCGGACGGAGCCGCGTCGAGCGACTTCGGACGGACGAGCACGATCTTGGGGTCCGGACCGTTGAGCTGTGTCGTCACAATCTGCGCGCCGCCGAAGATGGCCGTCGTGGCCTTGTCGGCGCCCAGAATGTCGGCGGCGTTGGACATCACCGTCGAACCGGTCTTCGCGGCGAGCCGCGAGGCGACGTCCCGGGAGTCGTAGGTCATCGGGAAGATGACCATGTGCGGCTGGTGCTCGCCGATCAACTTGTGAAGCGTGAACGCGGCCGGCTCGGCGATGTAGTCGCTGTAGACGGCGTCGTCACTCGCGTAGACGGTTGCGGCGCCGTGCTCGCCGAACGCTGCGGCGGCAGCGGTTGCGCCCGGACCAAGTGCGACGACCGAGACTTCACCAAGCTCGCGAGCCTTCGTGAGGATCTCGAGCGTGGTCTTGAATCCGGTGGAGTCCGGCGTGACCTCTCCGTAAACCCAGATCTTCGCCATCAGATGACCTTCGCTTCCTTGAGGAAATCGGCGATCTTCGCTGCGCCGGTTCCGTCGTCCTCGAACTTCTCACCGGCACCGCGCGCGGGAGCGGGAGTGACTTCGGCGACCGTCTGCGAGGCGGTGACGTCCTCTGCCGACAGTCCGAGGTCGGCGACCTTGAGCTGCTCGACCGGCTTGGACTTCGCCTGCATGATGCCCTTGAACGTCGGGTAGCGGGGCTCGTTCACTCCTGCGGTGACGGTCACCAGCGCGGGCAGCGGGCACTCAACATCGTCGTACCCGTTCTCGGTCTGGCGCTGCACGTGAAGCTTGCCGTCGCCGATCTCGATGTGCTTGGCGAAGGTCGCCTGCGGGACGCCGAGTAGTTCGGCGATGGTGCCCGGAACGGTTCCGGTGTATCCGTCGGTGGACTCGGTCCCCGCGACGATGAGGTCGAACCCGGCGTGCTTGACCGCAGCGGCGAGCACGCGGGCAGTTGCCAGAGAATCCGCACCCGCCAGCTGATCGTCGGAGACCAAGATGCCTTTGTGCGCACCCATGGAGAGCGCGCGACGAATTGCTTCCAAGGCCTTTTCGGGGCCCATGGACACGACCGTTACTTCGCCGCCCTGCGCTTCAACGAACTTCAGCGCGGCCTCGACGCCGAACTCATCCCCGGGGTCGAGCACGTTTTGGGCGACATCGCGCTTCAGTCGCCCGTTGACGAGTTCGTACGGGTTGTTCGGGTCCGGGATCTGCTTGACCAGGACACAGATATTCATAGTGCAAGGGTTTTATCGCAGGACGCCCGGTGGGGCGAATCGACCCCCCGGGTCAGAATCAGTCCTCAGAGCGCGGCAGGGTCGGTTGCGTACGACAGCAGGCGTTCGGGCGTGATCATCGCCAAGACCTCGACCCATGGCGGCAGTGAGCCGTCGGGCGCGCGAAACGGCGCCCGGACGTCGGGGGCGGCCTCCAACGCGCGCACCAGTCGTGCCGTGCCGTCGACGATCACGACCGCGCGCTCCTGGCCGGACTCCTCCGACACGACCAGCGACGCGTGGGGATGCATCCGTAGGTTCGAGACGCGCGCGGCGGACTCCAAGGAGGCGAGCACGAAACGGGTTCCGACGAGCGCGTAGCCGACCGGTCCGGCCTGCGGGCGTCCGTCGGGACGCACCGTGGCAAGCACCGCGGTTCGGTGGCGTGAGAGGAACGCGAACAGCCCTTCGCCGTCCATGCGGTGATCCGCCGGGTAGGCTCGCCGGGTCGACTCGGAGGCGCGCGCGAGGCTGGCTTCCTGGATCCGTGCCAGGTCGTCGATTGGTGCGGCCCCCGGCCTCACTTCTTCGGCGTGAGCCCCGTCAGCTCCTGAACGGATTCCGTGGTGGCCTTCTCAGTTCCAAATGTCATGTCCGCAGTGCTCTGTTCGCGAACGCGCAACCGGTAGTCGGGCGAGAACCACGTCGTGGCGTCCTGCTTCTGATCGAAGCCCGACCCGGTCGTGTGGACGGTCGATTCGACGACGAATGTGTCCACTGCGACCCCGCCGATCGTGCGCTTTTCTGTGCGCACGATCTCTGCAGTCATTTCGGTTGTGGTTCCCTGGCATGTGGCCTTCGACGCCCACTTCGCTCCCACCTTCAGCGGGAGCGGCAGCGTCTTGAGCGGAGGCTGCAGTGCGCACGTGTAGTTGTTGGTGACGACCTGCTCGATGTAGATGCCGTCCGCGGCGAACAGATACGTGATGTCCGAGCTGCCGCCTTCGGCTGCGACGTGGTGGACCTGGCGCTTTGCGCCACCGTCGGCGAGCGTTGCCGGATCTATCTTCAGCGTCGCCTCGTCGGGCAAAGGCTGGGTCTTTCCCTGCGACGTCACGGTTCCCTTGACCGTGTACGTGTAGGTGCCGGAGGCCGGCGGGTCGCTCGGTGAAGCCTTTCCGGGCGGCGGTGCCGGCGGGGCCGGAGTTCCTTTGGGTGTCGTCGCGGCGGTTGCGGTCGCGCGCTGACTCTGGACGGCCTCGGCCTGCTTGGAAGCTTTGGCTGCGGCGCTGGCTCCGGCGGAACCACTCATCAGACTGGCCGCGGGTACCGGGCTGGACTTGGGGCCGGCTGCGGAGCCGGTTTGCTTGGAGCCACCGCACGACGTGGTCACGAACATGAGCGCGACGAGTGCGGCGAGGATTTGGGAAAGCCTGCGTGAGTTCACAAAAAGCGAAGGTACCCCTCGGCGTGGAGCGCGGCAAACTCACCCCCCGTGTTTGCCCGAGGGCGAGGCCTGCGTGCAGGATGCCGCGCATGACCCAGATCATTGAAGGGCACGGCGGGCATCACGTCGCCGAAGCGCTGCGCGCGCACGGCGTTGATCGCATATACACGCTTTCGGGCGGACACATCTTCCCCATCTACGACGGGCTTCACCGGCGCGGGATGCGGATCGTGGATGTTCGTCACGAACTTGCCGCCGGCTTCGCGGCCGAGGCGCACGGAAAACTCACGCGCGCCCCGGGTGTTGCGGCACTGACCGCCGGACCCGGCGTCGTCAACGGGATGAACGCCATCGTTTCCGCGAGCTTCAACGGATCGCCGCTGGTCGTGCTCGGGGGACGTGCGCCCCAAGTGCGATGGGGTCAAGGCAGTCTGCAAGAGATGGATCACACGCCGCTGCTTGCGCCGGTGACCAAGCGCTCCGAGACGGTATTCGACACCGCCGAAATCGGCGCGCGCACGTCGGCGGCGCTGGATTCGGCCGGTCTCCGTCATCGTGGGCCGGTGTTCTGCGACTTCCCGATGGACGTGCTCTTCATGGAGGCCTCCGTTTCGGCGCCGGTGCCCGCCGCGGTCGAAGATGCAAGCCTGGACGGAGATCCCCAACTCGCAGCGCGTCTTCTGTCCGCGGCGGAGCGGCCGGTTTTGCTGCTGGGTTCGGACGTGTGGGCCGACGGAGCAGAGGTCGCCGCGCGCGCGCTGGTCGAGTCGGCGCGCCTTCCGGTGTTCGCAAACGGTATGGGGCGCGGGATTCTGCCGGCCGATCACGCGCTTGCGTTCTCGGCGGCGCGCGGGCACGCGTTCGCGACGGCCGACCTGGTGATCGTCGTGGGTACGCGCTTGGACTTCCGCATTGCGTTCGGTAAGTTCGGCGACGCGAAGGTGATTCACGTCGTGGACGATCCCTCGCAAGTGGGCCATCATGCGGCCCCGTCGGCGTGGATTGCCGGGCCGATCGCCGCGGGACTCGATGCGCTCGCCGGCGCAGGGGCGCGCGTGAGCGAGGACTGGGTCGGGCAGCTGCGCGCGGTTGAGACATCGAAGCGAGAGTCCTTCGCAAGCGACCTTGCGAGCACGGCTGCTCCGCTTCATCCGGCGCGCGTCTACGGCGAACTGGTTCCGCGCCTGGCGCGCGACGGCATTGTGATCGCCGACGGCGGCGACTTCGCGTCGTATGCAGGCAAGTTCGTAGATGTGTTTGAGCCCGGCGGCTGGCTCGATCCCGGGCCGTACGGTTGTCTAGGGATCTCCGCCGGCTACGCGCTCGCGGCGGGACTGCTGTACCCGGGACGCCAGATCGTCGTGTTGCTGGGAGACGGAGCTGCGGGGTTCAGCCTTGGGGACTGGGACACGCTCGTTCGTTTCGGCGTCGACGTGACGCTGGTGTGCGGTAACAACGGGATCTGGGGGCTCGAGAAGCACCCGATGCAGTTCCTGTATGGATACGACGTCGCCGCGGAGTTGCGGCCCGAGACCCGCTATGACGAGGTCATGCGCGCGTTCGGTGGTCACGGCGAGTTCGTAAGGGAACCCGCGGAACTCGGACCCGCACTTGAACGCGCGCTCGCGACGCCGGGTCCGAGCCTGGTCAACGTCATCACCGACCCCGCGATCGCCTACCCGCGGACCTCACTGCTGGCCTGAGCGGCGCGCGGCGGTTCGCGTCGCAATCCGCGCGGGTTTGTCTTTGCGGGAGGCCGAGCCCGGCGCGGCGCGCGCTTCTATACTCGAACCATGTTCCCTGGTGCCCACGGCGGGCGAATGCTGCTGCGCGGATCCGACGACAGCGTAAAGAGCCACAAGCTCGTTCCCGGAACCATCCCGCGCGCGCTGCGTCTCGCGGCGCGGTACCGGGCGGCCATCGGCGCCTATCTCGGGGTGGTTGT is a window encoding:
- a CDS encoding gamma carbonic anhydrase family protein encodes the protein MPLFEFEGKSPQIHETAFIAETATIVGDVVVEENASVWYGAVVRGDYGPIRIRAGANVQDGSVLHGPPGATLEIGPGATVGHLCVIHGASLGAEAMVANGSTVLDGAVIGARAMVGAGALVPPGMQVPEDTLVVGVPAKVRGPIPGTPAELWVKGNPSAYQDLAQRHRAGARPA
- a CDS encoding electron transfer flavoprotein subunit alpha/FixB family protein, with translation MAKIWVYGEVTPDSTGFKTTLEILTKARELGEVSVVALGPGATAAAAAFGEHGAATVYASDDAVYSDYIAEPAAFTLHKLIGEHQPHMVIFPMTYDSRDVASRLAAKTGSTVMSNAADILGADKATTAIFGGAQIVTTQLNGPDPKIVLVRPKSLDAAPSGGSANVVAVDVAVPEEAKRAKRVERHEVAATGPKLEDATVIVAGGRGLGDKANVKLLEDLAAEIPNAAIGATRAIVDADWVPFALQIGQTGKTVKPKVYIAIGISGATQHIVGMKSSDRIIAINKDAEAPIFSLADLGVVGDALKITPKLVEEVRSRKG
- a CDS encoding electron transfer flavoprotein subunit beta/FixA family protein — translated: MNICVLVKQIPDPNNPYELVNGRLKRDVAQNVLDPGDEFGVEAALKFVEAQGGEVTVVSMGPEKALEAIRRALSMGAHKGILVSDDQLAGADSLATARVLAAAVKHAGFDLIVAGTESTDGYTGTVPGTIAELLGVPQATFAKHIEIGDGKLHVQRQTENGYDDVECPLPALVTVTAGVNEPRYPTFKGIMQAKSKPVEQLKVADLGLSAEDVTASQTVAEVTPAPARGAGEKFEDDGTGAAKIADFLKEAKVI
- a CDS encoding pyridoxamine 5'-phosphate oxidase family protein encodes the protein MDGEGLFAFLSRHRTAVLATVRPDGRPQAGPVGYALVGTRFVLASLESAARVSNLRMHPHASLVVSEESGQERAVVIVDGTARLVRALEAAPDVRAPFRAPDGSLPPWVEVLAMITPERLLSYATDPAAL
- a CDS encoding acetolactate synthase; the protein is MTQIIEGHGGHHVAEALRAHGVDRIYTLSGGHIFPIYDGLHRRGMRIVDVRHELAAGFAAEAHGKLTRAPGVAALTAGPGVVNGMNAIVSASFNGSPLVVLGGRAPQVRWGQGSLQEMDHTPLLAPVTKRSETVFDTAEIGARTSAALDSAGLRHRGPVFCDFPMDVLFMEASVSAPVPAAVEDASLDGDPQLAARLLSAAERPVLLLGSDVWADGAEVAARALVESARLPVFANGMGRGILPADHALAFSAARGHAFATADLVIVVGTRLDFRIAFGKFGDAKVIHVVDDPSQVGHHAAPSAWIAGPIAAGLDALAGAGARVSEDWVGQLRAVETSKRESFASDLASTAAPLHPARVYGELVPRLARDGIVIADGGDFASYAGKFVDVFEPGGWLDPGPYGCLGISAGYALAAGLLYPGRQIVVLLGDGAAGFSLGDWDTLVRFGVDVTLVCGNNGIWGLEKHPMQFLYGYDVAAELRPETRYDEVMRAFGGHGEFVREPAELGPALERALATPGPSLVNVITDPAIAYPRTSLLA